A single region of the Pararhodospirillum photometricum DSM 122 genome encodes:
- a CDS encoding ABC transporter ATP-binding protein gives MSEHESILDVRDVSLQFGGVRALSKVTFTVKRGELFAVIGPNGAGKTSMMNCISGRYTPTQGRIFFKGQDVTALPANRRTEVGIGRTFQNLALFGHMSVLDNIMVGRHHLLKNNFLTGALYWLGGAQTEELRHRRDVEEIIDFLEIGAIRKATAGTLSYGLRKRVELARAIALKPDLILLDEPMAGMNQEEKEDMARFIVDLNEEWGMTVIMIEHDMGVVMDISERVMVLDFGQKIAEGLPDEIMSNPYVRKAYLGEDDDGEREVA, from the coding sequence GCACGAGTCCATTTTGGACGTGCGCGACGTGTCTCTCCAATTTGGAGGGGTGCGAGCCTTGTCCAAGGTTACCTTTACGGTAAAGCGCGGCGAGCTTTTTGCCGTGATCGGTCCCAATGGGGCCGGCAAGACCTCGATGATGAACTGCATCTCGGGGCGCTATACACCGACACAGGGGCGGATTTTCTTTAAGGGTCAGGATGTCACGGCGCTGCCGGCCAATCGGCGCACCGAGGTGGGCATTGGCCGAACCTTTCAGAATCTTGCCTTGTTTGGTCACATGAGTGTGCTCGACAACATCATGGTCGGGCGCCACCACCTTCTTAAGAACAACTTCCTGACCGGGGCGCTGTACTGGCTGGGCGGAGCCCAGACCGAGGAGTTGCGCCATCGCCGCGATGTCGAGGAGATCATTGATTTCCTCGAGATCGGAGCGATCCGCAAGGCGACGGCCGGGACCTTGTCCTATGGCTTACGCAAGCGCGTTGAACTAGCGCGCGCCATTGCGCTCAAGCCCGACCTGATCTTGCTCGACGAACCCATGGCGGGCATGAACCAGGAAGAAAAAGAGGACATGGCCCGCTTCATTGTCGATCTCAATGAGGAGTGGGGGATGACGGTGATCATGATCGAACACGACATGGGCGTGGTCATGGATATCAGCGAGCGGGTGATGGTGCTGGACTTTGGCCAAAAGATCGCCGAGGGCCTGCCCGACGAGATCATGAGCAATCCTTATGTCCGCAAGGCCTATCTGGGTGAGGATGACGACGGCGAACGGGAGGTCGCATGA
- a CDS encoding long-chain fatty acid--CoA ligase has translation MMSRRRPLPPDYCDVGRFDTFPKILAENARRWPDEVALREKEFGLWTPFTWAQYDETVRLYALGLRRLGVRRGQAVALLGANRPEWVWGEIAAHALGCLSLGIYKDVLEEEAEYLLTYAEATVVFAEDEEQVDKLLGLEDRLPTVRHIVYCDPRGMRKYNDPRLISQEDLMALGRDLDRAEPGLYAREVAAGSGDEVAMLCTTSGTTSRPKMAMIQAGPFLRHCLDYLESDPKGPGDNYVSVLPLPWIMEQVYAVGQALIARTVVNFVEEEATTMADLREIGPSFVLLAPRVWESLAADVRARMMESSPFKQRMFALGMKLGTQALAENRRSWLAEFILFRALRDRLGFTFLTSAATGGAAMGPDTFRFFHAMGVPLKQLYGQTELSGAYTIHRGDDIDPETVGVAFAGSAVRIANPDSEGVGEIVGRSQGLFAGYYKMAEAEDVEDGWLHTGDAGYLKPENGHLVVIDRVKDLATTSAGVRFSPQFIENKLKFSPFIAEAVILGRDKPYLSAILCFRWSIVSKWAEQRAIAFTSYTNLAAHPEVYALLRAEVEQVNKTLPPAQQVRKFLLLYKELDPDDGELTRTRKVRRGVIAEKYAKEIDALYSGAPEVDVDTVITFQDGTRSRIQTRLKVETL, from the coding sequence ATGATGAGCCGTCGCCGTCCTTTGCCGCCCGATTACTGTGATGTCGGTCGGTTCGACACCTTTCCCAAGATTCTGGCCGAGAACGCCCGGCGCTGGCCCGATGAGGTGGCGCTGCGCGAAAAGGAGTTTGGGCTGTGGACGCCTTTTACCTGGGCCCAGTACGACGAGACCGTGCGCTTGTATGCCCTGGGCCTGCGCCGCTTGGGGGTGCGCCGGGGACAGGCGGTGGCCCTGCTTGGCGCCAACCGGCCCGAGTGGGTGTGGGGCGAAATCGCCGCCCATGCCCTGGGCTGCCTGTCCTTGGGGATTTACAAGGACGTTCTGGAGGAAGAGGCCGAGTATCTTCTGACCTACGCCGAGGCGACGGTGGTGTTCGCCGAGGACGAGGAGCAGGTCGATAAACTCCTAGGCCTGGAAGATCGCCTGCCCACGGTGCGTCATATCGTGTACTGCGATCCACGCGGCATGCGCAAATACAACGACCCCCGCCTTATTTCCCAGGAAGACTTGATGGCCCTGGGGCGGGATCTGGACCGGGCCGAGCCGGGCTTGTATGCCCGCGAAGTGGCGGCCGGGTCGGGAGACGAGGTGGCCATGCTGTGCACCACCTCGGGCACCACCAGCCGGCCCAAGATGGCGATGATCCAGGCCGGGCCGTTCTTGCGCCACTGCTTGGACTATCTGGAGTCCGATCCCAAGGGGCCCGGCGACAACTATGTGTCGGTGCTGCCCCTGCCGTGGATCATGGAGCAAGTCTATGCCGTGGGGCAGGCCCTGATCGCGCGCACGGTGGTGAACTTTGTCGAGGAAGAAGCCACCACCATGGCCGACCTGCGCGAGATTGGCCCCTCGTTCGTGCTGCTGGCACCGCGGGTGTGGGAATCCTTGGCCGCCGATGTGCGGGCGCGCATGATGGAGTCCTCGCCCTTCAAGCAACGCATGTTTGCGCTGGGCATGAAGCTGGGGACCCAGGCCTTGGCTGAAAACCGCCGGTCCTGGCTGGCTGAGTTCATCTTGTTTCGGGCGCTGCGCGATCGCTTGGGCTTCACCTTCCTGACCAGCGCCGCCACTGGGGGCGCCGCCATGGGGCCCGACACCTTCCGGTTTTTTCATGCGATGGGGGTGCCGCTGAAGCAGCTCTACGGTCAGACCGAGCTGTCGGGCGCCTACACCATCCACCGGGGCGACGACATTGATCCCGAGACCGTGGGCGTGGCCTTTGCCGGCAGCGCGGTGCGGATTGCCAATCCCGACAGCGAGGGGGTTGGTGAGATCGTCGGCCGGAGCCAGGGCCTGTTTGCCGGCTATTACAAGATGGCCGAAGCCGAGGACGTTGAGGACGGCTGGCTGCACACCGGCGATGCCGGCTACCTCAAGCCCGAAAACGGCCATTTGGTCGTGATCGACCGTGTGAAGGATCTGGCGACGACCTCGGCCGGGGTGCGGTTCTCGCCGCAGTTTATCGAGAACAAGCTGAAGTTCTCGCCCTTTATCGCCGAGGCGGTGATCTTGGGGCGTGACAAGCCCTATCTGTCGGCCATCTTGTGCTTCCGCTGGTCGATTGTGTCCAAGTGGGCCGAGCAGCGCGCCATTGCCTTTACCAGTTACACCAATCTCGCGGCCCATCCCGAGGTCTATGCGCTGTTGCGCGCCGAGGTGGAGCAGGTCAATAAAACGCTGCCGCCGGCACAACAAGTGCGCAAGTTCCTGCTGCTCTACAAGGAACTTGACCCGGATGATGGCGAGCTGACCCGCACCCGCAAGGTGCGCCGGGGTGTTATTGCCGAAAAATACGCTAAAGAGATCGATGCGTTGTATTCCGGCGCCCCCGAGGTGGACGTGGATACGGTCATCACCTTCCAAGATGGCACGCGCTCGCGGATTCAAACACGTCTGAAGGTGGAAACCCTGTAA